Below is a window of Mycolicibacterium rhodesiae NBB3 DNA.
AGAGCTGCGTCCGCCGTAGACAACGGCGACGCGAATGCGTCCGGACGCGCCCACATCTGATGCCGCCGGCAGGGCGGCGTCGGGCTCATCGTGGGCATTCACAACCTAGAGAGGCTACCGTCCAGCCTCTATACGGACCGCTTCAATATGCTGACCTGCGGGTTCACGCCAATGCGTGCTCGAAATCGGCGATCAGGTCGTCCGTATCCTCTATCCCGGCCGAGATGCGGGCGAATCCATCGCCGACCGGATCTCCCCAGCGGGCCCGACGGTCCACGGACGTGTGGATGCCCCCGAAGCTGGTCGACGCCACCAGCAGGGCGCTGCGCTCGACCATTGTGTGGACCGCCTGTGCGTTCTCCAGCTCGATCGCGACCAGACCACCGAATTTCTTCATCTGCAGCATCGCGATCTGATGCGAGGGATCGTCGGGCAGGCCCGGATAGCGGACCGACTTGACCGCGGGGTGGTTCCGCAGCATCACCGCGAGCGCCTGCGCGTTGTGACACTGCCGTTCGAATCGCAGACCCGCGCTGCCCAGACTCCGCAGCACGAGCCACGCCTCGAACACCCCGAGGATCGGGCCGGCGAGCAGACGGTCCTGTTCCACGGCGGCCATCAGCTCGGGATGGCTGCCCGCGACATACCCTGCGATCACGTCGCTGTGCCCCGACAGAGCCTTCGTCGCGCTGGCCACCACGAGGTCGGCACCCAGAGACAGTGGTTGCTGCCCCAATGGAGTCGCGGTGGTGTTGTCGACGACCAACGTCGAACCTCGGCGTCTGCAGTCCATCGCCAATCGGTGAAGGTCGACGACGTCGAGTCCGGGATTGGCCGGCGTCTCGGCGAGCACCACGTGGGCATCCGACGCCGCATGGCACATCTCGGCACTCGCCGCTTCCACGACCGTGACACCTTGTGGCGCAAGGTATTCCCTGGCGTAGCGGCGAACCTGGTTGTAACCGTCGCCGGGTACGACGAGTGTGTGACCGGGCTTGGCGAGCACGCGCAGCACCGAGGTGATCGCCGCCATGCCGGAACCGAACGTCAGGGCCGCCGCAGCGCCTTCGAGCTCGGCGAGCGCCGATTCCAATTGCCGCCAGGTCGGATTCGAGTAGCGGCCGTACTTGTCCAACGACTCTGACTCGTCCGGCGACAGATGAAAGGTCGAGGCCGGAACCGGGGGCGGCGCCACCGGACTTCCCGGCACCGGTTCCGAGCCAACGGCTTTGACGCTGCGAGTGGAATCGCCGTAGCGGCCGTCCATTGTCCTACTCCGCTTTGGTCGTACGTCCGAGCAAGAGCGCTACCGCCTCATAGACCGATGCACCCTTGTGGCAGACACGATGGACCGCATCGGTGAGCGGCATCTCGACGTCGTAGCTGTCCGCCAGCGCCAGAATGGACTGGCACGATGTCACGCCTTCGGCGATGTGCCCCTCTGCGGCACGCAACGCCGATTCCATGGTGCCGCCCTGGCCCAGCCGCTCACCGAATGAACGATTACGGGAATGCCGTGACGTGCACGTGGCGACAAGGTCGCCGACGCCCGCGAGACCTGCCAGCGTTGCCGGCTTGGCGCCCAACGCGATTCCGAGTCGCATGATCTCGGCGAGCCCTCGCGTGATGATGGCTGCGGCCGTGTTCTCCCCCAGCCCTACCCCCGCCGCCATTCCCGACGCCAGCGCGATCACGTTCTTGCACGCGCCACCGACTTCGGCGCCGATGACATCGGCGTTGGTGTAGGGACGGAAGTATCCGGTCGAAAAGGCGCGTTGCAGGGCGACCGCTCGCCCTGAGTCGCTGCACGCGACGACGGTGGCGGCCGGTTGTTCATCGGCGATCTCGCTGGCCAGATTCGGGCCCGAGATCACCGCGACCCGCAACGGGTCCGCCCCGGTGACTTGCACGATCACCTGGCTCATCCGCATCAACGTGTCGAGCTCGATGCCCTTGGCCAGGCTCACCAGCGTGGCATCGTCGCCGATGAGTGGCGACCACTGCACGAGGTTGGCCCGCAATGTCTGGGCAGGCACCGCGAGCAGCACTGTGCACGCGCCGGTCAGCGCTTCGGCCGGATCGCTGGTGGCGCGGATGGTTGCCGGCAGTTCGGCGTCACCGAGATAAACGGGATTGCGATGTGTGTCGTTGATCTCTGCAGCAAGCTCGGCACGACGAGTCCACAGCCTCACCTCGTTACCAGCGTCTGCCAGCACCTTCGCCAGTGCCGTTCCCCATGCTCCGGCCCCCAGCACCGCCGCGTCGACCACGCCTTCACCCTAGCGCGGCGCGCGCTGCTGGCAGGATGACGCTCATGAGTGGGTCTCACGGGTCGTCGGAGGCCGATATCGGGCTGGTGATCGCGGTCAAACGGTTGACCGCCGCCAAGACCCGGCTGGCGCCGATCTTCTCGGCGGCCACCCGCGAGGGGGTCGTGCTGGCGATGCTGATCGACACCATCACCGCTGCCACCGCCGTACGGGCGGTGCAGTCGATCACCGTGGTGACGCCCGACGATGTCGCCGCCGACGCCGCCCGACAGCTCGGCGCGCGGGTAATCGACGATCCGACGCCGTCGGGTCATCGGAATCCACTGAACAACGCGATTTCCGCCGCGGAGGAAGCCGTCCGCGGCGAGACGTCGAACCTCGTTGTGCTGCAGGGTGATCTACCCGCGCTGCAACCCCAGGAACTCAGCGAGGCCATTGCCGCAGCCCGTACCTACCCCCGCAGTTTTGTAGGAGACCGACACGGCACGGGTACGTCGGCATTGATCGCCCTCGGCGTCGCGCTCGATCCGCGGTTCGGTCCTGATTCGGCTCAACGCCACCGCCATTCGGGCGCTATCGAATTGACTGGTGCGTGGCCTGGCCTGCGCTGTGACATCGACACCCCAGATGACCTGCTCGTGGCGCGGCGTCTCGGGGTGGGCGCGACAACAGCGCAGGCCATCGTCGATGCCAGGTAACAGTTGCCGCATCACGGTGGCAGCGCCACCACTCGATAGGGAATCATCTGAGGAATGACGGACGCCGAAACCGAGACCCTCACCGCCACCTCCGGGTCGACGACCGTTCGACCGCCAGTACCGCAGTCAGGAGGTTCGGCCCCGGAGGCACCACCCGCGGCGACGTCGCAGGCAGTCGACAACGCGCTGCCTGAAGACCGCTACCTCAACCGGGAACTCAGTTGGCTCGACTTCAACGCGCGCGTGCTCGCGTTAGCGGCCGACCCCTCCCTCCCGCTGCTGGAACGAGCGAAGTTCCTCGCGATCTTCGCGTCGAACCTCGACGAGTTCTACATGGTCCGCGTGGCGGGATTGAAACGCCGCGACGAGATGGGCCTTTCGGTTCGGTCGGCAGACGGCCTGTCGCCGCGTGAACAGTTGCGTCGGATCAACGAGCGCACTCAGCAGATCTCCAACAGACATGCGCACGTGTTCCTCGACTCGGTGCGGCCTGCGCTCGCCGACGAGGGCATCGTGATCGTCACGTGGGCGGAAGTCGACGAAGGCGAGCGCACGCGCCTGTCGACGTATTTCCACGAGCAGGTGTTCCCGGTGCTGACGCCGTTGGCCGTCGATCCGGCGCACCCCTTCCCCTTCGTGAGCGGGCTGAGCCTGAACCTTGCCGTCACCGTGCGCCAGCCCGAGGACGGCGGGCAGCATTTCGCTCGAATCAAGGTGCCCGACAACGTCGACCGCTTCGTCGAACTGGCGCGCCGCGAAGGCTCCTCGGATGTCGTGCGGTTCCTTCCCATGGAAGAACTGATCGCCGCGTTCCTGCCCGTGCTGTTTCCCGGTCTCGAAATCGTCGAGCATCATGCGTTTCGCATCACCCGCAATGCCGACTTCGAGGTCGAAGAGGATCGCGACGAAGATCTGTTGCAGGCGCTCGAGCGAGAATTGGCGCGGCGACGCTTCGGTTCTCCGGTTCGCCTCGAAGTGTCCGACGATATGACCGAGAGCATGCTCGAGTTGCTTCTGCGCGAACTCGACGTCGACACCGGCGATGTCATCGAGGTGCCCGGACTGCTCGACTTGTCCTCGCTCTGGCAGATTTACGACCAGGATCGCCCTGCGCTCAAGGATCGTCCCTTCGTGCCTGCGACCCCGCCTGCGTTCGGCGAACGCGAGACACCCAAGAGCATCTTCTCGACACTGCGTGACGGCGACGTACTGGTGCACCACCCGTATGATTCGTTTTCCACCACGGTGCAACGGTTCATCGAGCAGGCGGCCGCGGATCCCAACGTGCTGGCCATCAAACAGACGCTGTACCGCACGTCGGGAGATTCACCGATCGTCAACGCACTCATCGACGCCGCTGCAGCGGGAAAACAAGTTGTCGCACTGGTCGAGATCAAGGCGCGCTTCGACGAACAGGCCAACATCAAATGGGCACGTGCACTCGAGCGGGCGGGCGTACACGTGGTCTACGGATTGGTCGGATTGAAGACGCACTGTAAGACCTGTCTCGTGGTGCGCCGTGAGGGATCGACGATCCGGCGCTACTGCCACATCGGCACCGGCAACTACAACAGCAAGACCGCACGCCTGTACGAGGACGTCGGTCTACTGACGGCAGCGCCGGACATCGGTGCCGACCTGACCGACTTGTTCAACTCGCTGACCGGCTATTCACGTAAGGAGTCGTACCGCAATCTGTTGGTCGCGCCCTACGGCGTCCGCCGGGGCATCATCGAGCGCATCGAACGGGAGATCGCCGCCAAACAGTCCGGTGCCGACGCCGGCATCCGGCTGAAGGCCAACGCGTTGGTCGACGAGCAGGTGATCGATTCGCTGTATCGGGCGTCACAAGCAGGCGTCCGGGTCGAGGTCGTCGTTCGCGGCATCTGCGCGTTGCGGCCGGGCGTGCCCGGATTCTCCGAAAACATCACCGTGCGCTCTATTCTGGGCCGCTTCCTGGAGCACTCGCGGATTATTCACTTCCGCGCCATGGACGAGTTCTGGATCGGGAGCGCCGACATGATGCATCGTAATCTCGATCGACGAGTCGAGGTCATGGCTCAGGTCAAGGATCCGAGACTGAGTTCGCAACTGAACGAAGTCTTCGACTCGGCCCTCGACCCTGCCACCCGATGCTGGGAGTTGGACATGGACGGTAGTTGGACGGCGTCGCCTAGAGAGGGTGAGACGGTCCGCGACCACCAGGTGTCGCTGATGGAAAGTCGCCGGCATCCG
It encodes the following:
- the cofC gene encoding 2-phospho-L-lactate guanylyltransferase, which encodes MSGSHGSSEADIGLVIAVKRLTAAKTRLAPIFSAATREGVVLAMLIDTITAATAVRAVQSITVVTPDDVAADAARQLGARVIDDPTPSGHRNPLNNAISAAEEAVRGETSNLVVLQGDLPALQPQELSEAIAAARTYPRSFVGDRHGTGTSALIALGVALDPRFGPDSAQRHRHSGAIELTGAWPGLRCDIDTPDDLLVARRLGVGATTAQAIVDAR
- a CDS encoding NAD(P)H-dependent glycerol-3-phosphate dehydrogenase, whose product is MVDAAVLGAGAWGTALAKVLADAGNEVRLWTRRAELAAEINDTHRNPVYLGDAELPATIRATSDPAEALTGACTVLLAVPAQTLRANLVQWSPLIGDDATLVSLAKGIELDTLMRMSQVIVQVTGADPLRVAVISGPNLASEIADEQPAATVVACSDSGRAVALQRAFSTGYFRPYTNADVIGAEVGGACKNVIALASGMAAGVGLGENTAAAIITRGLAEIMRLGIALGAKPATLAGLAGVGDLVATCTSRHSRNRSFGERLGQGGTMESALRAAEGHIAEGVTSCQSILALADSYDVEMPLTDAVHRVCHKGASVYEAVALLLGRTTKAE
- a CDS encoding RNA degradosome polyphosphate kinase: MTDAETETLTATSGSTTVRPPVPQSGGSAPEAPPAATSQAVDNALPEDRYLNRELSWLDFNARVLALAADPSLPLLERAKFLAIFASNLDEFYMVRVAGLKRRDEMGLSVRSADGLSPREQLRRINERTQQISNRHAHVFLDSVRPALADEGIVIVTWAEVDEGERTRLSTYFHEQVFPVLTPLAVDPAHPFPFVSGLSLNLAVTVRQPEDGGQHFARIKVPDNVDRFVELARREGSSDVVRFLPMEELIAAFLPVLFPGLEIVEHHAFRITRNADFEVEEDRDEDLLQALERELARRRFGSPVRLEVSDDMTESMLELLLRELDVDTGDVIEVPGLLDLSSLWQIYDQDRPALKDRPFVPATPPAFGERETPKSIFSTLRDGDVLVHHPYDSFSTTVQRFIEQAAADPNVLAIKQTLYRTSGDSPIVNALIDAAAAGKQVVALVEIKARFDEQANIKWARALERAGVHVVYGLVGLKTHCKTCLVVRREGSTIRRYCHIGTGNYNSKTARLYEDVGLLTAAPDIGADLTDLFNSLTGYSRKESYRNLLVAPYGVRRGIIERIEREIAAKQSGADAGIRLKANALVDEQVIDSLYRASQAGVRVEVVVRGICALRPGVPGFSENITVRSILGRFLEHSRIIHFRAMDEFWIGSADMMHRNLDRRVEVMAQVKDPRLSSQLNEVFDSALDPATRCWELDMDGSWTASPREGETVRDHQVSLMESRRHP
- a CDS encoding cystathionine gamma-lyase translates to MDGRYGDSTRSVKAVGSEPVPGSPVAPPPVPASTFHLSPDESESLDKYGRYSNPTWRQLESALAELEGAAAALTFGSGMAAITSVLRVLAKPGHTLVVPGDGYNQVRRYAREYLAPQGVTVVEAASAEMCHAASDAHVVLAETPANPGLDVVDLHRLAMDCRRRGSTLVVDNTTATPLGQQPLSLGADLVVASATKALSGHSDVIAGYVAGSHPELMAAVEQDRLLAGPILGVFEAWLVLRSLGSAGLRFERQCHNAQALAVMLRNHPAVKSVRYPGLPDDPSHQIAMLQMKKFGGLVAIELENAQAVHTMVERSALLVASTSFGGIHTSVDRRARWGDPVGDGFARISAGIEDTDDLIADFEHALA